In a single window of the Tellurirhabdus bombi genome:
- the hisC gene encoding histidinol-phosphate transaminase — MFRLQDILRPHILTLTPYSSARDEYTGKEGVFLDANENPYGSAGKSGPNEHTYNRYPDPYQWAIKERLAPLKGVRPSQIFLGNGSDEPIDLLVRATCTPGKDSILILPPTYGMYEVSASVNDVAIIKVPLKPDYQLDLPAVLEAIQPSTKLLFVCSPNNPTGNLIERETILTLLNAFRGLVIVDEAYIDFAETESMTALLDQYPNLVVLQTFSKAWGLAALRLGMCFASEELIQILNKIKPPYNISAPTQELALEALNHVGDKDKMVTEVLEQRTDLHQKLLASSLVRRIHHSDANFLLVQFDDPKAIFDYLIEHQVIVRDRSRVTRCEGCLRITVGTEAENEHLMDILKQYAETVTTTF, encoded by the coding sequence ATGTTTCGATTACAAGATATTCTCCGCCCGCACATCCTGACGTTGACCCCTTATTCATCCGCCCGGGACGAATACACCGGTAAAGAAGGCGTTTTTCTGGATGCGAACGAAAATCCATATGGCTCCGCTGGCAAATCCGGCCCCAATGAGCATACCTATAACCGCTATCCCGATCCTTACCAGTGGGCCATCAAAGAGCGGCTCGCGCCCCTGAAAGGCGTTCGACCAAGCCAGATTTTCCTGGGGAACGGTTCTGATGAGCCTATCGACCTGCTAGTACGCGCAACCTGTACGCCGGGAAAAGATTCGATCCTGATTCTGCCGCCAACTTATGGCATGTATGAAGTCAGTGCTTCAGTCAATGATGTGGCCATCATCAAGGTTCCGCTGAAGCCGGATTACCAGCTTGATCTACCCGCCGTTCTGGAAGCCATTCAACCAAGCACAAAGCTGCTTTTTGTCTGTTCGCCGAATAATCCAACCGGTAATTTAATCGAGCGCGAAACGATTCTGACGCTGCTGAATGCGTTCAGAGGACTGGTTATTGTGGATGAGGCCTATATTGACTTTGCCGAAACGGAAAGTATGACTGCTTTGCTGGACCAATACCCAAATCTAGTCGTGCTGCAAACCTTTTCGAAAGCCTGGGGGCTGGCTGCCTTGCGTTTGGGAATGTGTTTTGCCTCCGAAGAATTGATTCAGATACTGAACAAAATCAAGCCGCCTTACAACATTAGCGCTCCCACCCAGGAACTGGCGCTGGAAGCCTTGAATCATGTAGGGGATAAAGATAAAATGGTAACTGAAGTCCTGGAACAGCGTACGGATCTGCACCAAAAACTGCTTGCTTCGTCTCTGGTGCGCCGTATTCACCATTCAGATGCCAACTTTCTACTGGTGCAATTTGATGATCCCAAGGCAATATTTGACTATCTTATTGAACACCAGGTGATCGTGCGGGATCGTTCGCGGGTGACGCGCTGCGAAGGTTGTTTGCGGATCACGGTTGGAACCGAAGCAGAAAACGAACACCTGATGGATATCCTAAAACAATACGCTGAAACGGTGACAACAACGTTCTAA